Below is a genomic region from Jiangella gansuensis DSM 44835.
ACGCGGATCGGCGGCCAGGTTTCGTCCGGCCCGGCTGCCGGCCCACATGCAGAAGTGGAAGGTGCCGTCCAGCACGATGCCCAGCAGCGGCACCACGTGCGGCCGGCCGTCCGGGCAGACGGTCGAGAGCCAGTAGGTGTCGGCGGTGTCCAGTGCCTCGAGCGCCTGCGGCCACGGCGTGGTCGGGGAGTCGTCGCCGAGCATGGAGCTGGTGTGCGGTTCGGCGGTGTTCATCTCTTCATCTTGGCACGCGAGTCGCCGCCCGGCTGACTGAAATGTCCAGACCCGGCGGTGCTATCGCGTCCCGCTGCAGATCCCGTGTCGACGCGCTCGATAGGGTCGGGGCGTGACGACGCGGGTGCTGGTGCTGAACGGGCCGAACCTCGGCCGGCTGGGGTCCAGAGAACCGGACGTGTACGGCGACACGTCGTACGCCGGGCTGGTCGAGCGGTGCGGGAAGGCCGGCGCCGCGCTCGGCCTGGACGTCGAGGTCCGGCAGACCGACGACGAGGCCGAGCTGGTCGGCTGGCTGCACTCGGCCGCCGACGACGCCACGCCGGTGGTGCTCAACCCGGCAGCGTTCACCCACTACTCCTACGCTCTGCGCGACGCGTGTGCCCAGCTGCGGGCGCCCCTGATCGAGGTGCACATCTCCAACCCCGCCGCCCGCGAGGAGTTCCGGCACACCAGCGTGGTCGCCGGCGTCGCCACCGGGACGATCGCGGGCTTCGGGTTGGCGTCCTACGATCTCGCGCTCCGCGCCGTCGCCGGACTCGTCTCCCCATGATCATCGGCGATCCACCCCGCCATGACGGGGCGGATCGCCGATGATCATGGGATGTCAGGGCAGGGGAGCGCGGTCGACGAAGCCGAGGTCGGCGGCGGCCGCCCGCTGGTCGGGGTCGTAGGACGCGAAGCCGAGGTCTTCGCCCGGGCCGGCGAGGGGCCGCGCGGCAAGGTGGGCGACGGCCAGGTGGAGCGAGTCGAGGGCGCGGATGCCGAAGCGCCGCACGAGCACTCGCGCCGTGTTCTCGGTGTCCAGCGTGTCGGCTCGGACCAGCGCGATCGGCCCGGTGGGTGACACCTCCTCGTAGAGCTTCGCCAGGAGCGTGTCGACGTCGCCGATGCGCCGGCTGCGCGCTGCCCGGACCAGCGTCGACGACACCTCGAGCAGCGCCAGGGTGGACGTCATGAGGACCGAGCGGCTCTCCACCAGCCGGCGGGCGGCGGCGTGCTCCGGTTCGTCGGCGAGATAGGAACGGACCAGCACCGACGAGTCGACGTAGGTGAGGGTGGTCATCGGCCGTCGGACCAGAGCTCGTCGACGACGGGGCCGACGCCTTCGGTGGCCCGCAACGCCGTCGTGAACCGCTGCGGCGACACCGGCGGCGCCGGACTCTCGACCAGGATGCCCAGCTCCCGGGCCTTCTCGCGCAGCTCATGGCGGCGGGCGTCGACATCGTCGGCCGACGGCGGCGGTGGCGGTGCGGCGGCGGAGAGGACCTTGTTGGCCAGGGCGTTGATGGAGACGCCCTCGCGCTTGGCGCGCGCGGACAGCCGCCGGTGGAGATCATCGGGGATTCGCAGCAGCAGCTGGCGCATGCCGGGATGATATCACCACGACATGGCGTGATAGCAAGATCCAGCGGCTACAGGGCGTCGAGGAAACGCCGGGCGTCGCGGGTGTTCATGCCGGTGCGGTCCTTGAGGAGGCGGATGGCGGCAGTGCGGCGCAGCCGGTCCTGGTGCACCAGGCTGCGCAAGGTGGACAGCAGCTCCGCATCGACGGCGGCCCGCCGCTGGGCGTGGGAGGGTGCCGCGGTGCTGGCGGGCTCCGGCTCGGGAAAGACCTGGCCGGCCTGGAGCGCGTACACGATCGCGGTAGCCTGCGGTACGGGCAGAGCTGCCCGCTTCTGCAGGTGCTTCACGGCTTGGTCGGTGTTGCCCCTCGTGGCGAGGTCGCGGACCTCCTCCTGCAGGTCGCGACCCAGGCGCACGCCGGGAGGGGGAGTGAGAGGGGAAGAAGACGTCGGTGCGGTTCTGGTCTGCGGGCCCTGCCGAATGACCAAAAAGCTCATGACGAGGGCCAGGATGACGATGACGATCAGGCCGAGAATGAGCATGATCAACAGACTAGTCGAGCCGTGATCAACTGCGAAGCGCCTATCTCAAGTATTGAAATGACCTCGTATCTGCGCTGGATACAGGCCTGGAAAGGGCTGGTGAGATGTCGGAGAACCACGCACGGCGACGCGCCGAGCTGGCGAAGCAACTGGCTGATGACAAGATTGATACAGCTCTAGTCACAAACCTGGTGAACGTCCGTTACCTGACGGGCCTCGACAGCAGTAACGCGGCTTTGCTCCTGACGGCGGACGGGTCGGCAGTACTGGCGACTGATGGTCGATATGCTACGGCCGCGCGGGCCGCGGCTCCAGACGTGGAGCTGGTGATCGAGCGGAGTGTCGCGGCACATCTGGCCGCCCGGGCAGCGAAGTCCGGCAGTGTGCGGCTGGCGGTCGAGGAACACGCTGTCACCCTCGAGCTGTGGCACTCGATCGAGAACGCCCTGGACGGCGCGGGCGGCAGCACCATCGACGTCGGCCACCTGGGCCGCGCGGTCGAGAAGCTGCGCGCGGTAAAGGACGAGGACGAACTGGCTCTGCTGGCCGAGGCGTGCGCCGTGTCGTGCCGAGCGCTGGAGGACCTCTACGCCGCGGGCGGGTTCGTCGGGCGCAGCGAGAAGCAGATCGCCCGTGACCTGGAGTGGCGGATGTTCGGCCACGGTGCCGACGGCATCGCCTTCGAGACCATCGTGGCCACCGGGCCGCACAGCGCGATCCCGCATCACCGCCCGACCGACCGCGTCGTCGAACGCGGCGACCTGCTGAAGATCGACTTCGGTGCCTCCTACCGCGGCTACCACGCCGACTGCACCCGTACGTCCGTCGTCGGCGCGCAGCCGCAGGACTGGCAGCGCGAGATCTACGACCTCGTTGCCGACGCGCAGCGCGCCGGTCGCGAAGCCGTCAAGGTGGGGGACGACTGCGTCGCGGTCGACCGCGCCAGCCGTGAGATCATCGACGGCGCCGGGTACAAGGAGAACTTCGGGCACGGTACCGGGCACGGCGTCGGCCTGGAGGTCCACGAGGCGCCGACGCTCGGGTACTCCGCGACGGGTACACTGTCCGATCGCATGGCGGTGACCGTCGAGCCGGGGATCTACCTTCCGGAACGCGGCGGAGTCCGCATCGAGGACACACTGGTGGTTCGGGCTGCCGGCGGTCCGCAGCTGCTCACACCGACCACCAAGGACCTGCTGGTCCTGGACGCGTGACCGCCGCCGCGAGCAGGCGGCGGAGCGTGGTCCTGGACGGCATCGACGACGAGAAGGCAACGACGACGTGGCGACGACGAACGACCTGAAGAACGGCCTGGTACTCAACCTCGACGGCCAACTGTGGAGCGTGGTGGAGTTCCAGCACGTCAAGCCCGGCAAGGGCGGCGCCTTCGTGCGCACCAAGTTGAAGAACGTGCTGTCGGGCAAGGTGGTCGACAAGACGTTCAACGCCGGCGTGAAGGTCGAGACCGCCAACGTCGACCGGCGGGAGATGACCTACCTGTACCGCGACGGCGAGGACTTCGTGTTCATGGACACGCAGACCTACGACCAGTCGCACGTGTCGGCGGCCACCGTCGGCAACGCGGAGAACTTCATGCTGGAGAACCAGGACGCCACCGTCGGACTGCACGACGGCACGCCCCTGTTCGTGGAGCTTCCCGCGTCGGTCGTCCTGACCGTCGAGTACACCGAGCCGGGCCTGCAGGGCGACCGCTCCACCGGCGGCAGCAAGCCCGCTCGGCTGGAGACCGGCTACGAGATCCAGGTGCCGCTGTTCATCACGACCGGCGAGAAGGTCAAGGTCGACACTCGCGACGGGTCGTACCTCGGCCGAGCCACCTGACGGGCGGCCCGGATGCCCGCGAGGAGCCGTGCCCGCAAGCGCGCGCTCGACGTCCTGTACGAGTCCGAGATGCGCGGCCTGGGTCTCGGCGCCACGCTGTCGCATCGGATGGCTGCCGCCGAGCAGCCGCTCAACGAATACACCGTCGCCCTGGTCGAGGGCGTCATCGCGCACCGGGAACGCATCGACGAGCTGATCTCGACCTACGCACAGGGCTGGACGCTCGAGCGGATGCCGGCGGTCGACCGCAATGTGCTGCGCATCGGCGTCTTCGAGGTGCTCTACCGCGACGACGTCCCCGACCCGGTGGCGCTGGACGAGGCCGTGTCGCTGGCCCGTGAGCTGTCGACCGAGCAGTCCCCGACGTTCGTCAACGGGCTGCTCGGCCGGCTGGTCGAGATCAAGCCGAGCCTCACCCTCTGACGCCCTCGGAAATGATCACGTGCACCATGGGTGCTCCCGCTTCACCATGCATGCGTACCTGATGAAGCGGGAGTTCGCCGGCGAGAGCCGGCCCGCGGGCGTCCGCAGGCGTGAGCCTCCAGCGGGG
It encodes:
- the efp gene encoding elongation factor P, with translation MATTNDLKNGLVLNLDGQLWSVVEFQHVKPGKGGAFVRTKLKNVLSGKVVDKTFNAGVKVETANVDRREMTYLYRDGEDFVFMDTQTYDQSHVSAATVGNAENFMLENQDATVGLHDGTPLFVELPASVVLTVEYTEPGLQGDRSTGGSKPARLETGYEIQVPLFITTGEKVKVDTRDGSYLGRAT
- a CDS encoding M24 family metallopeptidase, with protein sequence MSENHARRRAELAKQLADDKIDTALVTNLVNVRYLTGLDSSNAALLLTADGSAVLATDGRYATAARAAAPDVELVIERSVAAHLAARAAKSGSVRLAVEEHAVTLELWHSIENALDGAGGSTIDVGHLGRAVEKLRAVKDEDELALLAEACAVSCRALEDLYAAGGFVGRSEKQIARDLEWRMFGHGADGIAFETIVATGPHSAIPHHRPTDRVVERGDLLKIDFGASYRGYHADCTRTSVVGAQPQDWQREIYDLVADAQRAGREAVKVGDDCVAVDRASREIIDGAGYKENFGHGTGHGVGLEVHEAPTLGYSATGTLSDRMAVTVEPGIYLPERGGVRIEDTLVVRAAGGPQLLTPTTKDLLVLDA
- a CDS encoding toxin-antitoxin system HicB family antitoxin, with translation MRQLLLRIPDDLHRRLSARAKREGVSINALANKVLSAAAPPPPPSADDVDARRHELREKARELGILVESPAPPVSPQRFTTALRATEGVGPVVDELWSDGR
- a CDS encoding type II toxin-antitoxin system VapC family toxin, producing MTTLTYVDSSVLVRSYLADEPEHAAARRLVESRSVLMTSTLALLEVSSTLVRAARSRRIGDVDTLLAKLYEEVSPTGPIALVRADTLDTENTARVLVRRFGIRALDSLHLAVAHLAARPLAGPGEDLGFASYDPDQRAAAADLGFVDRAPLP
- the nusB gene encoding transcription antitermination factor NusB, whose protein sequence is MPARSRARKRALDVLYESEMRGLGLGATLSHRMAAAEQPLNEYTVALVEGVIAHRERIDELISTYAQGWTLERMPAVDRNVLRIGVFEVLYRDDVPDPVALDEAVSLARELSTEQSPTFVNGLLGRLVEIKPSLTL
- the aroQ gene encoding type II 3-dehydroquinate dehydratase, encoding MTTRVLVLNGPNLGRLGSREPDVYGDTSYAGLVERCGKAGAALGLDVEVRQTDDEAELVGWLHSAADDATPVVLNPAAFTHYSYALRDACAQLRAPLIEVHISNPAAREEFRHTSVVAGVATGTIAGFGLASYDLALRAVAGLVSP